Proteins found in one Triticum urartu cultivar G1812 chromosome 4, Tu2.1, whole genome shotgun sequence genomic segment:
- the LOC125551376 gene encoding LOW QUALITY PROTEIN: protein LNK1-like (The sequence of the model RefSeq protein was modified relative to this genomic sequence to represent the inferred CDS: inserted 1 base in 1 codon) encodes MPDWKAGEFEGKFKDEFARGNSNLQEDGAGPLNISNKKLKHGITTEENPQGVVSTATNSDSRKLNSDHIYSTCVVASDHVRDCKIESSAFPLSRDDTTSGTRYQTENWNNCQFALSNGSAVLNNHSVPQSDLNYGDNDLNFIDWPSIDNFEDVDTLFRGCDSTYGEQQLENTDELSWIPSSDAIYSSDVALQAGFDSSYSDYGMLDDLSAFPCAQDKSLPTADEQFNDNYPFNEQKNVDVYGEQAYQGGAMELLSTDQICNGDGNLDMIGERYSSENALQQLEDRKFSVPSGSQLSSSQNLLKQKHHSDKTSPSNITSDCYSDRNCQFSPSGSFAQRNLMVQKQVANLQSGQLINDEGQLGQQTLTRRASYPCENYEVEKKGFGKRSKDTLGTSVVVDGSFVSSLSSDNSVEESSFRQLQDAVSQLDVKTKLCIRDGLYRLARSAQNRPVFPNAINRHEESRDAKDTQNMETSGKFVDHRSIETQTNPIDRSIALLLFHQPSDQVAGAVXESSPLKSHNENHKAYAKN; translated from the exons TTTGAAGGTAAATTCAAGGATGAATTTGCTCGGGGTAATAGCAACTTGCAAGAAGATGGAGCAGGGCCTTTGAATATCTCAAATAAGAAACTGAAGCATGGGATTACCACTGAAGAGAACCCGCAGGGTGTCGTGTCTACAGCAACTAATTCAGATTCGCGGAAACTTAATTCAGACCACATCTACTCTACCTGTGTGGTAGCTTCCGACCATGTAAGAGACTGCAAAATTGAATCAAGTGCTTTTCCCTTGAGCAGAGATGATACTACATCTGGAACAAGATACCAAACAGAAAACTGGAACAATTGCCAGTTTGCACTGAGTAATGGCTCAGCTGTTCTCAACAATCACAGTGTTCCGCAAAGTGATCTCAATTATGGAGATAATGATCTAAACTTCATTGATTGGCCTAGCATTGATAATTTTGAGGATGTTGATACACTATTCAG GGGGTGTGATTCCACATATGGTGAACAACAactggagaacactgatgagctgTCATGGATTCCTTCTTCAGATGCCATTTACTCTTCCGATGTTGCTCTGCAGGCAGGTTTTGACTCTTCTTATTCAGACTATGGTATGCTGGATGACCTGTCAGCATTCCCTTGTGCACAAGATAAATCCCTACCAACAGCAGACGAGCAATTCAATGACAATTATCCATTCAATGAGCAAAAGAATGTTGATGTATATGGAGAACAG GCTTACCAGGGGGGTGCAATGGAATTGTTGTCCACTGACCAGATATGCAATGGAGATGGAAACCTTGATATG ATTGGCGAGCGATATTCATCAGAAAATGCCTTGCAACAGTTGGAGGACAGGAAGTTTTCTGTACCTTCAGGATCTCAATTAAGCTCCTCCCAGAATTTACTGAAGCAAAAGCACCACTCAGATAAAACTTCACCAAGTAACATTACTTCTGATTGCTATTCAGATAGAAACTGCCAGTTCAGTCCATCTGGATCTTTTGCACAGAGGAACTTGATGG TTCAAAAACAAGTGGCTAATTTGCAATCAGGACAGCTCATAAATGATGAAGGACAACTTGGTCAACAAACATTGACTAGAAGAGCTTCATATCCTTGTGAGAACTATGAGGTTGAAAAGAAGGGCTTTGGAAAAAGAAGTAAGGATACACTGGGTACATCAGTAGTGGTGGATGGCTCTTTTGTGTCGTCTCTTTCTTCTGATAATTCAGTTGAAGAAAGCAGCTTCCGACAACTTCAGGATGCAGTTAGTCAG TTGGATGTGAAAACCAAACTGTGCATTAGAGATGGTTTGTACCGCCTGGCAAGAAGCGCGCAAAATCGACCAGTTTTCCCAAATGCGATCAATAGACATGAAGAAAGCCGGGATGCAAAGGATACACAAAATATGGAAACTTCGGGCAA GTTTGTTGATCATAGGAGCATTGAGACGCAGACAAATCCAATTGATCGTTCTATAGCACTCTTACTTTTTCATCAGCCATCAGACCAAGTGGCTGGAGCTG GAGAATCCTCGCCACTAAAATCTCAT AACGAGAACCACAAGGCCTATGCTAAAAACTAG